From Thermogladius calderae 1633, a single genomic window includes:
- a CDS encoding cobalamin B12-binding domain-containing protein codes for MSLEEARECLVNLEKDCVLRNVKAALDEGIPASRIILDSLSKAMEEIGRLYESGDYFIAELIEAASIFKEAMKILEPRLREEASRMKTVKRARIVIGTVKGDVHDIGKTLVAIMLQAAGHEVIDLGVDVSVEKFIEAVEEYKPDIVGMSALLTTTARYMKTVIDELTRRGLRSRVKVIVGGAATTPEFAKEIGADGWAPNAIEAVKLVEKLMGVQA; via the coding sequence AAAGACTGTGTTTTGAGAAACGTGAAAGCTGCTCTAGACGAGGGTATACCCGCCTCCAGGATAATACTCGACTCTCTGAGTAAAGCAATGGAGGAGATCGGTAGGCTCTACGAGAGCGGGGACTACTTCATAGCCGAACTGATCGAGGCCGCCAGCATCTTCAAGGAGGCTATGAAAATCCTCGAGCCTAGGTTGAGGGAAGAGGCCTCGAGAATGAAGACCGTGAAGAGGGCGAGGATCGTCATAGGGACTGTAAAGGGAGATGTGCACGACATAGGTAAGACACTGGTAGCTATCATGCTCCAGGCGGCTGGGCACGAGGTCATAGACCTAGGCGTAGACGTCTCCGTAGAGAAGTTCATTGAAGCCGTCGAGGAATATAAGCCTGACATTGTTGGCATGAGCGCCCTGCTCACGACTACTGCCAGGTACATGAAAACCGTTATAGACGAGCTTACAAGACGTGGGTTAAGGAGTCGAGTGAAGGTTATCGTAGGCGGGGCCGCCACGACTCCAGAGTTTGCGAAAGAGATAGGGGCCGACGGCTGGGCCCCTAACGCGATAGAGGCCGTTAAACTAGTGGAGAAGTTGATGGGAGTTCAGGCTTGA
- a CDS encoding ASKHA domain-containing protein: MSEVDIVVGNRVLRGASGGNLGEILAKNGVIALPCGGRGLCGLCRVIVKKGSTSPPSKYERVLGYTGPVRLACQTRVLSDVEVELFPGLAKPVKIDTIIVNPRRVEPVVTKVGPGLFRVLDRVVELSPNLQRAVLVDLGTTKIAYQVVDLGGDVLAEDSVFTPLQDYGADIITRLTKALEDRRYMDDMTMRLRGLVSEIADKHNAGLVLLAGNSVMESIFFGLKLDSLAEYPYRPPTSDLILDNIGGKLVLGFPMLHGYLGGDAYADLVASLELRLETPYLLIDIGTNTEIFLVKEDVVYGTSTPSGPAFETGVSRGSTIVQGGVYEARIDRLENGKPVFRYKYLVSTSGILGPALVSIVADLRRHGLVDEHGKFTSGYATIAGGLKVFYIDPSKDLYISQLDVRNVQKAVAAVKSGIRILMREAGVSSSDLRHVVVAGNFGAALDLEDAMAIGLVPNVDRERVLAVGNLVLPGLRVAFLDSRYLVDFRRVAERIAFVDLPKVEDYMNVWIDSLRLSPL, translated from the coding sequence TTGAGCGAGGTCGATATCGTAGTAGGTAACAGGGTACTGAGGGGGGCCAGTGGCGGGAATCTGGGCGAGATACTCGCAAAGAACGGCGTTATAGCGCTGCCGTGTGGAGGTAGGGGTCTATGCGGCCTTTGCCGCGTTATCGTTAAGAAAGGCTCGACGTCTCCGCCTTCTAAGTACGAGAGAGTACTAGGCTATACGGGACCTGTAAGGCTTGCTTGCCAAACTAGAGTCCTGAGCGACGTTGAGGTAGAGCTATTCCCAGGGCTAGCAAAGCCCGTCAAAATAGACACCATTATCGTTAACCCTAGGAGGGTCGAGCCCGTTGTAACAAAAGTTGGACCTGGGCTATTCAGAGTACTAGACCGCGTGGTAGAGCTGAGCCCGAACCTTCAGCGGGCAGTCCTAGTAGACCTGGGGACCACAAAAATAGCCTACCAGGTCGTGGACCTTGGGGGCGATGTACTGGCCGAGGACTCTGTATTCACCCCGCTTCAAGACTACGGTGCCGACATCATAACGAGGTTGACGAAGGCGCTGGAGGACAGGCGGTACATGGACGATATGACGATGAGACTACGTGGCTTAGTGTCCGAGATAGCTGACAAGCACAACGCGGGCCTAGTGCTACTAGCAGGGAACAGCGTAATGGAGTCGATCTTCTTCGGTCTAAAACTCGACAGCCTAGCTGAGTACCCTTACCGCCCTCCAACCAGCGACCTTATCTTAGACAACATTGGTGGTAAGCTTGTACTGGGCTTCCCGATGCTACACGGTTACCTCGGAGGCGACGCTTACGCGGACCTCGTTGCCTCCCTGGAGCTGAGATTAGAGACCCCCTACCTGCTGATCGATATCGGCACTAACACAGAGATCTTCCTCGTCAAGGAAGATGTGGTGTATGGGACTAGCACGCCGAGTGGTCCGGCTTTCGAGACAGGGGTCTCGAGAGGGTCCACTATAGTGCAAGGAGGTGTATACGAGGCGAGGATAGACAGGCTGGAGAACGGCAAGCCCGTGTTCCGCTACAAGTATCTAGTCTCGACCTCAGGCATACTAGGCCCAGCGCTTGTGAGTATAGTCGCTGACCTGAGACGGCACGGGTTAGTAGACGAGCACGGTAAGTTCACAAGCGGCTACGCGACCATTGCGGGAGGGCTGAAGGTATTCTACATTGACCCCTCCAAGGACCTCTACATATCCCAGCTAGACGTGAGGAACGTGCAGAAAGCCGTCGCGGCAGTGAAATCTGGCATTAGAATTCTCATGAGGGAGGCCGGGGTGTCGTCAAGCGACCTGAGACACGTTGTCGTCGCCGGCAATTTCGGCGCGGCTCTGGACCTCGAGGACGCCATGGCTATAGGGCTGGTACCCAACGTTGACAGAGAAAGGGTATTGGCAGTAGGCAATCTGGTTCTCCCAGGGTTGAGAGTGGCGTTCTTGGACAGCAGGTACCTGGTCGACTTTAGGAGAGTCGCGGAAAGAATAGCCTTCGTCGACCTACCCAAGGTAGAGGACTACATGAACGTGTGGATTGACAGCCTCCGGCTTAGCCCCTTGTGA
- a CDS encoding tetrahydromethanopterin S-methyltransferase subunit H — MNRLEASKYRVGDYCIGGVLGECPTWLVGSIFYMGDRLLTSSGIDKKSAREKLEEAINVCEKHGLVLALDVVFPREELVDDILSFVGEFNIPLFLDSPDPAVRAKAYLRASEMGLKKLSIANGLYVDSPREELEALRNSGIETSVLMAFDPKDPYTSIEPEKRLQIVRRLLDAARDTGVKNVLVDTVVLDPSSIYLSGEAIHRIKSELKLPSGSAPANALGGATKERLGVEGTVGVHGGAAAFLRMMGADFVMYGPVSRAKYVAPVVSMVDSLLGYGLRRSGVRIEGRHPVKTLLKELQQIFTRG, encoded by the coding sequence GTGAACCGGCTCGAAGCGAGTAAATACCGTGTCGGCGACTACTGTATTGGAGGGGTACTTGGCGAGTGCCCAACGTGGTTGGTGGGTTCCATATTCTACATGGGGGACAGGCTTCTCACAAGCAGCGGTATTGACAAGAAGTCGGCACGCGAGAAGTTAGAGGAGGCTATCAATGTATGTGAAAAGCACGGGCTTGTACTAGCTCTCGACGTGGTCTTTCCGCGAGAAGAGCTCGTTGACGACATCTTAAGTTTCGTAGGCGAATTCAACATCCCGTTGTTCCTGGATTCCCCTGACCCCGCAGTGAGGGCTAAAGCGTATCTAAGGGCTTCCGAGATGGGTCTGAAGAAGTTGTCGATCGCGAACGGCCTGTACGTGGACAGTCCGCGTGAGGAGCTAGAGGCGTTGAGAAATAGTGGGATTGAGACCAGCGTTCTCATGGCGTTCGACCCCAAAGACCCTTATACGTCCATAGAGCCGGAGAAGAGACTCCAGATAGTGAGAAGGTTACTCGACGCGGCTAGAGACACGGGGGTAAAGAACGTGTTGGTCGATACTGTGGTTCTAGACCCCTCCTCGATCTATCTGAGTGGAGAAGCGATACACAGGATCAAATCCGAGCTCAAGTTACCTTCTGGAAGCGCACCCGCCAACGCGCTTGGCGGGGCTACTAAAGAGAGGCTGGGCGTAGAAGGGACAGTGGGTGTCCATGGAGGTGCAGCGGCTTTTCTGAGGATGATGGGAGCAGACTTCGTGATGTACGGTCCTGTCTCTAGAGCAAAGTACGTCGCCCCAGTCGTATCCATGGTAGACTCCCTTCTAGGTTATGGGCTGAGGAGGTCTGGTGTAAGGATTGAGGGTAGGCACCCCGTCAAGACCCTGTTAAAGGAGTTACAGCAGATTTTCACAAGGGGCTAA
- a CDS encoding MoaD/ThiS family protein, with protein sequence MPRVKFMLWLKDKTGVSEEFISAGSLSELVNTLSSKYRVLDELYRRGELIVLVNGVSVNPAAPVSLKEEDEVVLLPPVSGG encoded by the coding sequence GTGCCTAGAGTCAAGTTCATGCTTTGGCTCAAAGACAAGACTGGGGTCTCCGAAGAGTTCATAAGCGCTGGTAGTCTATCGGAGTTGGTCAACACGTTGAGCTCGAAGTACAGGGTCTTAGATGAGCTCTACCGAAGAGGAGAACTGATCGTCCTAGTAAACGGGGTTTCGGTCAACCCTGCCGCGCCAGTTAGCTTGAAGGAAGAGGACGAGGTGGTCTTGCTTCCCCCGGTGTCCGGGGGCTAG
- a CDS encoding GNAT family N-acetyltransferase produces MTLPDNTKAFIRYRVDNNVMKLLETYTPPQHRGKGIAGQLMEYAVNMAKEKGYLIEPICSYSIYYFLKHKEAREWLAEPYRSMSDEELKSLFEKRLEEEKSKEGE; encoded by the coding sequence ATGACCCTACCCGACAATACGAAAGCCTTTATCAGGTACAGGGTCGATAACAACGTTATGAAGCTACTTGAGACGTACACGCCACCTCAACACAGGGGTAAGGGGATAGCCGGCCAGTTAATGGAGTACGCGGTAAACATGGCGAAGGAAAAAGGGTACCTAATAGAGCCGATATGCAGCTACTCGATTTACTACTTCTTGAAGCACAAAGAAGCGAGAGAGTGGCTTGCCGAGCCCTACAGGAGTATGAGCGATGAGGAACTGAAGAGCCTGTTCGAGAAGCGGCTCGAGGAGGAGAAATCCAAAGAGGGTGAGTAG